In one window of Dehalococcoidales bacterium DNA:
- a CDS encoding bifunctional 3,4-dihydroxy-2-butanone-4-phosphate synthase/GTP cyclohydrolase II — protein MELSSIAEAIEEIKAGKLIIIVDDQGRENEGDFALAAEKVTPELINFMASQGRGLICLPVTGKRLDELRIPLMVRENTSKHTTAFTISVEAKQGVSTGISAADRDKTIKTVIDPATKPEDLARPGHIFPLRAREGGVLVRAGHTEAVVDLARLAGLYPAGVICEIMNEDGTMARLPQLQVMAEKYGMKIISVADLIVYRRRHEKLVHRVTETKLPTKYGNFTAIAYRSDTDPDEHIALAMGNVATDEPILVRVHSECLTGDVFGSLRCDCGEQIALAMKRIADEGRGVLLYMRQEGRGIGFHNKLRAYALQDQGLDTVEANLVLGFPADLRDYGIGAQILVDLGLRQIRMLTNNPKKVVGLEAYGLKVVETVPIVCPPNPYNLHYLETKQKKLGHALELPDVDDKQTGKSD, from the coding sequence ATGGAATTATCAAGCATTGCTGAAGCTATTGAGGAGATAAAAGCCGGCAAGCTCATTATTATCGTTGATGACCAGGGTAGGGAGAACGAAGGCGACTTTGCTCTGGCCGCGGAGAAGGTTACCCCGGAACTGATTAACTTTATGGCATCACAGGGCCGGGGATTGATTTGCCTGCCGGTTACCGGTAAGCGACTGGATGAACTGAGGATTCCGTTGATGGTCAGGGAGAATACCTCAAAACATACCACTGCTTTCACGATATCGGTGGAGGCGAAACAAGGAGTCAGCACGGGTATTTCCGCCGCGGACCGGGACAAGACAATAAAGACCGTGATTGACCCGGCGACCAAGCCGGAGGATTTAGCTCGGCCGGGGCACATCTTTCCATTGCGGGCCAGGGAGGGTGGTGTTTTAGTCCGGGCGGGACATACCGAGGCGGTAGTGGACCTGGCCAGGCTGGCCGGACTTTATCCGGCGGGGGTCATTTGCGAGATTATGAATGAGGACGGTACCATGGCACGGCTACCTCAACTGCAGGTAATGGCAGAGAAGTATGGGATGAAGATTATCAGTGTCGCCGACCTCATTGTCTATCGCCGCCGACACGAGAAGCTGGTGCATCGGGTGACCGAGACCAAATTGCCCACAAAGTACGGTAACTTTACCGCTATCGCCTACCGCAGTGATACTGACCCGGACGAACATATCGCTTTAGCGATGGGCAACGTCGCTACCGACGAGCCAATACTGGTGCGGGTTCATAGTGAATGCCTGACCGGCGACGTATTCGGTAGCCTTCGTTGTGACTGCGGGGAGCAGATTGCTCTGGCAATGAAAAGGATTGCCGATGAAGGAAGGGGCGTTTTACTTTATATGAGGCAGGAAGGACGGGGTATCGGCTTCCATAACAAGCTGCGAGCTTATGCCCTTCAAGACCAGGGACTGGACACGGTGGAAGCCAATCTGGTCTTAGGCTTCCCCGCCGACTTACGGGACTACGGCATTGGCGCCCAGATTCTGGTTGACCTGGGTTTGCGCCAAATCAGGATGCTGACCAATAACCCCAAAAAGGTAGTCGGTTTGGAGGCTTACGGGCTAAAGGTAGTGGAAACGGTACCCATTGTTTGCCCGCCTAACCCCTATAATCTACATTACCTGGAGACCAAACAGAAAAAATTAGGGCACGCTTTAGAGCTACCTGATGTTGACGATAAACAGACGGGTAAAAGTGATTAA